CCCATACTCGTAATCGACCTACGCAAGTACGAGAGCCAAGAACCCGAACAACAAGCGCGGCAATTTGCAACCGCAGAAGCTCAACGTCCTTTTAATTTGAATACCGGGCCATTACTGCGATTGACGCTGCTACAACTGGATGAAGCCGAATTTATCCTACTGCTAAATTTGCATCATATTGTCGCTGATGGTTGGTCTATTGGCGTGCTAATTAGAGAATTGGGGATATTATATAAAGCCTTTGCCGAAAATCAGCGAGCGCCTTTGCCGGAATTACCCATTCAGTATGCAGATTTCGCTGAATGGCAACGGGAATGGTTGCAACAAGTCACAAAGAACGGCTGTACACCGCTAGAAATCCAATTAGCTTACTGGAAAAAACAGTTAGATGGAATTTCAATACTGAATCTGCCCACAGACAGGTTAAGGCCAGCAGTTTCCACCTATCAGGGTGCAAAACAATTTCTCGAACTACCGCAGTATTTAACTTTGAAGCTAGAGCAACTGAGTCAGCAAGCAGGCGTTACCTTGTTCATGACTCTGTTAGCAGCATTTCAGACTCTACTTTATCGCTACACCCAGCAAGAAGATATTGCAGTTGGTACGCCTATTGCCAATCGCAACCGCAGTGAAATAGAAGGATTAATTGGATTTTTTGTTAATAGTTTGGTGCTGCGTACTGATTTTTCTGGCAATCCAACGTTTCAAGAATTATTGCACCGCGTCCGCGAGGTTACTTTAGCAGCCTATGCTCATCAAGAATTGCCTTTTGAAAAGTTGGTGGAGGAATTGCAACCAGAACGAGATTTAAGTCATCATCCTTTGTTTCAAGTAGTATTTAGTCTGCAAAACACTCCCATTCAAGCACTAGATTTACCAGGGTTAAAGCTTTCGCAATTCGAGTTCGACAGCAAAACTGCAAAACTTGATTTAGAGTTTCACCTGTGGCAAGATTTAACAACTATTAAAGGAGAAGTAGTATATAGCACCGATTTATTTGATGATATTACTATTACTCGGATGCTAGGGCATTTTCAAACACTTATAGAAAGTATAGTTGCTAATCCAGAACAGCGTTTAACAAACTTGCCTTTATTAACTGCAAAAGAACGGCAGCAGTTATTAATTGATTGGAATTATCCTAAAAGGCAAGAATTAGAAAAGAAGTATTTTCATGAGATATTTGCGGCACAGGTAGAGAAAAATCCTGATGCGATCGCTCTAGTATTTGAACACAAACAGCTAACCTATCGCGAACTCAATATCCAAGCCAATCAACTTGCACGCTACCTGCAAAAATTAGGCGTAGGTGCAGATGTTTTAGTTGGAATTTGCATAGAGCGTTCATTAGAAACGATCGTTGCACTTTTGGGCATCCTGAAGGCGGGTGGCGCTTACCTACCTTTAGATCCTAGCTATCCTCAAGCACGTCTTCAATTCATGGTAGAAGACGCGAAAGTATCAGTTTTGGTAACTCAAAAGGAATTTGTTGAGCTTTTTGAGAATCATGAGATATCTGTAATTTGCTTGGATCGAGATAGAGAAATAATTACTTCTCAAAGTCAGGACAATACAAATACCTGTATTACATCTAGCAACTTAGCTTATGTTATTTACACCTCTGGCTCAACAGGAAAGCCTAAAGGTGTTTTAATCGAACATCGAGGACTTTCTAACTTAATAAAAGCTCAGATTGAAGTTTTCAAATTGCCAGAAAGTAGCCGCATTCTGCAATTTGCCTCATTAAGTTTTGATGCCGCAATTTTTGAAATTGTCATGGCGCTAGGAACAGGATCGACTCTATATTTAGCAGATAAAGAATCTCTTCTCCCCAGTCGAAGTTTACTGAGATTATTGCGCGAAAACGCTATTACTCACGTTACCCTTCCGCCTACTGTCTTGGCAGTTTTACCTACAGAATCGCTTCCCGCATTGCAAACTATCGTTTGTGCAGGCGAATCTTGTCCAAAAGAGATTGTCCAACGTTGGTTGAGTTATAATCGAAAATTTTTTAACGCTTACGGCCCTACTGAAGCAAGTGTTTGGTCAACGATTGCTGAAATTAATTCTGCTTGTGAGAACCCACCAATTGGTCGTCCAATTGCTAATACGCAAATTTACATATTAGATAAATATTTACAGCCTGTACCCATCGGAATTACCGGGGAAATATATATAGCTGATGAAGGGCTAGCACGAGGCTACCTTCATCGTCCTGAATTAACTGCTGAAAAGTTTATTCCTAATCATTTTGAACAAGCTAAAGTCAGCCGTTTGTATAGAACAGGCGATTTAGCACGTTATCGACCAGATGGTAATATCGAATTTTTAGGACGTATTGATAATCAAGTAAAAATTCGCGGTTTCCGAATTGAATTGTTGGAGATTGAAACAGTATTATGCCAACATCAAAGTGTGAAAGAAGCAGTAGTAGTTGCTAAAGAAGCTATATCTAGTGAAAACGAATTATTAGCTTATATTGTTCTCGATACTAACTATACAGCAACAACAATTGAAATTCGGCAATTCCTCAAAGATAAATTACCAGAATATATGGTTCCAAAAACCTTTGTCATCTTAGATTCTCTACCTCTTACACCTAATGGCAAAGTAAACCGCCAAGCACTAACAGCACTCGATATTTCAAATAGCCGTTCAATAGATAAAACCTTTATCGCTCCTCGTAATCCCACAGAATCAAAGTTAGCAGCAATTTGGGCTGAAGTTCTGAATATTGAGCGTGTCGGTATTCACGATAACTTTTTCGACTTGGGAGGTAATTCCTTAGTTGCTGTCAGGGTTGTAGAACAGATACGCCAGCAATTTCAGCTTGACTTATCGTTAGCTACCTTATTTTTAAACCCAACAATTGAGAGTTTAGCAACTTCTCTATCAACAAAAACAGAGTCTTTAGCTTGCTCTCCTTTGGTTAGCATTCAGCCACATGGCTCAAATCCGCCTTTCTTCTGCGTTCATCCTATCTTTGGTGTGATATTTCCTTATTATGAATTAGCTCATCATTTAGGCAATAATCA
The genomic region above belongs to Calothrix sp. NIES-2098 and contains:
- a CDS encoding amino acid adenylation domain-containing protein, with translation MNQYISSNPTSTEEAEVFVFAASFAQQRLWFLDKLAPGNPFYNVSTALRLTGSLNFTALQQTFNEIVRRHETLRTTFVMADGQLLQVIAPTLTIPILVIDLRKYESQEPEQQARQFATAEAQRPFNLNTGPLLRLTLLQLDEAEFILLLNLHHIVADGWSIGVLIRELGILYKAFAENQRAPLPELPIQYADFAEWQREWLQQVTKNGCTPLEIQLAYWKKQLDGISILNLPTDRLRPAVSTYQGAKQFLELPQYLTLKLEQLSQQAGVTLFMTLLAAFQTLLYRYTQQEDIAVGTPIANRNRSEIEGLIGFFVNSLVLRTDFSGNPTFQELLHRVREVTLAAYAHQELPFEKLVEELQPERDLSHHPLFQVVFSLQNTPIQALDLPGLKLSQFEFDSKTAKLDLEFHLWQDLTTIKGEVVYSTDLFDDITITRMLGHFQTLIESIVANPEQRLTNLPLLTAKERQQLLIDWNYPKRQELEKKYFHEIFAAQVEKNPDAIALVFEHKQLTYRELNIQANQLARYLQKLGVGADVLVGICIERSLETIVALLGILKAGGAYLPLDPSYPQARLQFMVEDAKVSVLVTQKEFVELFENHEISVICLDRDREIITSQSQDNTNTCITSSNLAYVIYTSGSTGKPKGVLIEHRGLSNLIKAQIEVFKLPESSRILQFASLSFDAAIFEIVMALGTGSTLYLADKESLLPSRSLLRLLRENAITHVTLPPTVLAVLPTESLPALQTIVCAGESCPKEIVQRWLSYNRKFFNAYGPTEASVWSTIAEINSACENPPIGRPIANTQIYILDKYLQPVPIGITGEIYIADEGLARGYLHRPELTAEKFIPNHFEQAKVSRLYRTGDLARYRPDGNIEFLGRIDNQVKIRGFRIELLEIETVLCQHQSVKEAVVVAKEAISSENELLAYIVLDTNYTATTIEIRQFLKDKLPEYMVPKTFVILDSLPLTPNGKVNRQALTALDISNSRSIDKTFIAPRNPTESKLAAIWAEVLNIERVGIHDNFFDLGGNSLVAVRVVEQIRQQFQLDLSLATLFLNPTIESLATSLSTKTESLACSPLVSIQPHGSNPPFFCVHPIFGVIFPYYELAHHLGNNQPFYGLQSLGMDAKNPPLTSIEDMATRYIEALRQVQPKGPYFLGGWSFGGWVAFEMAQQLQKSGDEVALLAMLDTLAPLPGNIPSLGKSLQFLFTTVARDIWPFLFEYCCLIAAHSKNQIKNLISQALKKFNSWFDKNLLMHVHLEETFPSNLISDNSKLHLLHELTITPILRIFYANSQAVIKYIPQIYPEQITLFKTSTISSIAKEDLSMGWDKLAVEQTEIYQIPGNHLTMLRKPHIQVLAAQLIACIENKI